One genomic segment of Ipomoea triloba cultivar NCNSP0323 chromosome 9, ASM357664v1 includes these proteins:
- the LOC116028582 gene encoding AP-3 complex subunit sigma isoform X2: protein MMRAVIMMNDKGKPRLIKFYEHQPMEKQQELIRKIYAVLCSRPENVSNFVKVDSLFGSDARLVYKTYATLHVIFIFDGSENELAMLDLMQVFVETLDKCFSNVCELDVVFNFNKVHAILDEIVMGGQVLETSSLEVVKAVEDISKLEKGSNSIMLVPSIPGWQG, encoded by the exons ATGATGCGAGCGGTGATAATGATGAATGATAAAGGCAAACCTCGACTCATCAAATTCTATGAACATCAG CCAATGGAGAAGCAGCAGGAACTGATTCGGAAAATCTATGCAG TCCTATGTAGTAGACCTGAGAACGTGAGCAACTTTGTTAAGGTTGATTCGTTGTTTGGATCG GATGCTCGACTTGTATACAAGACTTATGCCACACTGCATGTCATATTCATATTTGATGGCTCAGAGAACGAGCTTGCTATGCTAGATCTGATGCAAG TTTTTGTGGAGACACTGGACAAGTGTTTCAGTAATGTATGTGAACTTGATGTAGTATTCAATTTTAACAAG GTGCATGCTATTTTAGATGAGATTGTTATGGGGGGTCAAGTACTCGAGACGAGCTCTTTGGAAGTGGTTAAGGCAGTTGAAGACATCTCAAA GTTGGAAAAGGGTTCCAATTCAATCATGCTAGTTCCATCTATACCTGGATGGCAAG GTTGA
- the LOC116028582 gene encoding AP-3 complex subunit sigma isoform X1: MMRAVIMMNDKGKPRLIKFYEHQPMEKQQELIRKIYAVLCSRPENVSNFVKVDSLFGSDARLVYKTYATLHVIFIFDGSENELAMLDLMQVFVETLDKCFSNVCELDVVFNFNKVHAILDEIVMGGQVLETSSLEVVKAVEDISKLEKGSNSIMLVPSIPGWQGR; the protein is encoded by the exons ATGATGCGAGCGGTGATAATGATGAATGATAAAGGCAAACCTCGACTCATCAAATTCTATGAACATCAG CCAATGGAGAAGCAGCAGGAACTGATTCGGAAAATCTATGCAG TCCTATGTAGTAGACCTGAGAACGTGAGCAACTTTGTTAAGGTTGATTCGTTGTTTGGATCG GATGCTCGACTTGTATACAAGACTTATGCCACACTGCATGTCATATTCATATTTGATGGCTCAGAGAACGAGCTTGCTATGCTAGATCTGATGCAAG TTTTTGTGGAGACACTGGACAAGTGTTTCAGTAATGTATGTGAACTTGATGTAGTATTCAATTTTAACAAG GTGCATGCTATTTTAGATGAGATTGTTATGGGGGGTCAAGTACTCGAGACGAGCTCTTTGGAAGTGGTTAAGGCAGTTGAAGACATCTCAAA GTTGGAAAAGGGTTCCAATTCAATCATGCTAGTTCCATCTATACCTGGATGGCAAGGTCGATGA
- the LOC116030626 gene encoding guanine nucleotide-binding protein subunit beta-2-like translates to MSVAELKERHMAATQTVNSLRERLKEKRLLLLDTDVATYARSQGKTPISFGPTDLVCCRNLQGHTGKVYSLDWTPEKNRIVSASQDGRLIVWNALTSQKTHAIKLPCAWVMTCAFSPTGQSVACGGLDSVCSIFNLNPPPDSDGNSTVSRTLSGHKGYVSSCQYVPNEDAHLITSSGDKTCGLWDITTGLRTSVFGGEYQSGHTADVSSVSISASNTNMFVSGSCDTTACLWDTRVASRAVRTFHGHEGDVNAVKFFPDGNRFGTGSDDGTCRLFDIRTGHQLQVYSQPHSDNEVHRVTSIAFSISGRLLFAGYTNGDCYVWDTLLAKMVLNLGSLQNSHDGRISCLGLSGDGSALCTGSWDTTLKIWAFGGYRQVI, encoded by the exons atgtcagTAGCGGAGCTCAAAGAACGGCACATGGCAGCGACACAGACTGTAAATTCTCTTCGGGAACGATTGAAGGAGAAACGTCTTCTTCTTCTCGACACCGATG TTGCGACGTATGCAAGGTCGCAAGGTAAGACTCCGATCAGCTTCGGCCCTACAGATCTGGTGTGCTGTAGAAACTTGCAAGGTCACACAGGCAAG GTGTATTCACTGGACTGGACTCCTGAAAAAAATCGCATTGTCAGTGCATCTCAAGATGGCAGGTTAATTGTTTGGAATGCTCTTACAAGCCAGAAAACTCATGCGATTAAGCTACCATGTGCTTGGGTCATGACCTGTGCCTTCTCTCCAACTGGGCAGTCTGTTGCTTGTGGAGGGCTTGATAGTGTTTGTtctattttcaatttgaacccCCCTCCAGATAGTGATGGAAATTCAACAGTATCAAGAACACTAAGTGGGCATAAGGGTTATGTATCCTCATGCCAGTATGTTCCTAATGAGGATGCTCACTTAATAACAAGTTCTGGTGATAAAACATGTGGTTTGTGGGATATAACTACTGGTCTGAGAACTTCTGTTTTTGGTGGTGAATATCAGTCTGGGCATACTGCTGATGTGTCAAG CGTCTCAATTAGTGCATCAAATACAAATATGTTTGTCTCTGGTTCTTGTGACACAACTGCCTGTCTATGGGACACCCGCGTTGCTAGTCGAGCAGTTCGTACATTTCATGGTCATGAGGGAGATGTTAATGCTGTAAAATTTTTTCCTGACGGAAATCGGTTTGGAACTGGCTCTGATGATGGAACTTGCAGATTATTTGATATTAGGACTGGGCACCAGCTACAAGTTTACTCTCAGCCCCATAGTGATAATGAAGTCCATCGTGTTACTTCCATTGCATTCTCCATTTCTGGTCGTCTCCTCTTTGCTGGGTACACAAATGGTGATTGCTATGTATGGGATACTCTGTTGGCTAAG ATGGTCCTAAATCTTGGATCACTTCAAAACTCTCATGATGGTCGGATCAGTTGCTTGGGATTGTCCGGGGATGGAAGTGCCTTATGCACGGGGAGTTGGGACACAACCCTCAAG ATTTGGGCTTTTGGAGGGTACAGGCAGGTGATCTGA
- the LOC116030226 gene encoding ras-related protein Rab7, which produces MPSRRRTLLKVIILGDSGVGKTSLMNQYVNKKFSNQYKATIGADFLTKEVQFEDRLFTLQIWDTAGQERFQSLGVAFYRGADCCVLVYDVNSMKSFENLNNWRDEFLIQASPSDPENFPFVVIGNKIDVDGGNSRVVSEKKARAWCASKGNIPYFETSAKEGTNVEEAFQCIAKNALKSGEEEEIYLPDTIDVGSSTQPRASGCEC; this is translated from the exons ATGCCTTCTCGCAGAAGAACGCTTTTGAAGGTCATCATCCTCGGCGATAGCGG GGTTGGGAAGACTTCGTTGATGAATCA ATATGTAAACAAGAAGTTTAGCAATCAGTACAAAGCCACCATTGGAGCTGATTTCTTGACCAAGGAAGTGCAGTTTGAAGATAGGCTATTCACCTTACAG ATCTGGGATACAGCTGGCCAGGAAAGATTTCAGAGTCTTGGTGTAGCCTTCTATCGGGGTGCAGATTGCTGTGTCCTTGTCTACGATGTAAATTCAATGAAGTCATTTGAGAACCTAAACAACTGGAGGGATGAGTTCCTTATTCAG GCAAGCCCATCTGATCCAGAAAATTTTCCATTTGTGGTGATCGGCAACAAAATTGATGTTGATGGGGGAAATAGTAGAGTG GTATCTGAGAAAAAGGCTCGCGCTTGGTGTGCCTCAAAAGGGAACATTCCATACTTTGAGACTTCTGCCAAGGAAGGCACCAACGTGGAAGAAGCTTTCCAATGCATCGCAAAGAATGCCCTGAAGAGCGGGGAAGAGGAAGAAAT ATACTTGCCGGACACCATAGATGTTGGCAGCAGCACTCAGCCTAGGGCATCTGGATGTGAGTGCTAA